In one window of Chthoniobacterales bacterium DNA:
- the add gene encoding adenosine deaminase, which yields MTNPPIIDPVLPFIDLHRHLDGSVRLETIIDLARKHNIELPGTTVEEIRPHVQVTEAQPGLMAFIAKMLWATRMLVNGEACRRIARENVEDAQQEGIDYLELRFSPYFMAEPHQLDMAEVIEGVVAGIAEGVAATGVRVNLIGILSRTYGAEVCHKELDALLAYRQHFVALDLAGDEANFPAPMFVDHFKKGRDAGWRVAVHAGEAGGAQSVWDALKLLGAERIGHGTRALEDPKLADYLAEKRVPIEANLTSNVHTSTVPNLASHPLREMMARGLVCSINTDDPGVSGIDLRHEFEVAAPAAGLTPEQIRQAQINALQTAFLSEEEKRELREKAPKRKAAL from the coding sequence ATGACGAACCCACCGATTATCGATCCCGTCCTTCCTTTCATCGACCTGCACCGGCACCTCGACGGGAGCGTGCGGCTGGAGACGATCATTGATCTGGCGCGGAAGCATAATATCGAGTTGCCGGGGACGACGGTGGAGGAAATCAGGCCGCATGTGCAGGTGACGGAAGCGCAGCCGGGGTTAATGGCGTTCATCGCGAAGATGCTTTGGGCGACGCGGATGCTTGTGAACGGCGAGGCCTGCCGGCGAATCGCCCGGGAGAATGTCGAGGACGCGCAACAAGAAGGAATCGATTACCTGGAGCTGCGGTTCAGTCCGTATTTCATGGCGGAACCGCATCAGCTCGACATGGCGGAAGTGATCGAGGGCGTGGTGGCTGGGATCGCGGAGGGTGTGGCGGCGACCGGTGTGCGCGTGAACCTGATCGGCATCCTGAGCCGGACCTACGGCGCGGAGGTTTGCCACAAGGAACTCGATGCGCTTCTTGCCTATCGCCAGCATTTCGTCGCGCTCGATCTGGCGGGTGACGAAGCGAATTTTCCGGCACCGATGTTTGTCGATCATTTCAAGAAAGGCCGTGACGCCGGGTGGCGGGTGGCGGTTCATGCCGGGGAAGCCGGCGGAGCGCAAAGCGTCTGGGACGCGCTGAAGCTATTGGGCGCGGAACGTATTGGCCACGGGACACGGGCGCTGGAAGATCCGAAGCTCGCCGATTATCTCGCCGAAAAGCGGGTGCCGATCGAGGCGAACCTGACCAGTAACGTTCACACCAGCACAGTGCCGAACCTGGCGAGCCATCCGTTGCGGGAGATGATGGCGCGCGGCCTCGTTTGCTCGATCAACACCGACGATCCCGGCGTGAGCGGGATCGATTTGCGTCACGAGTTCGAAGTCGCCGCGCCGGCCGCGGGATTGACGCCCGAGCAGATTCGCCAGGCGCAAATCAACGCGTTGCAGACGGCGTTTCTGTCGGAGGAGGAGAAGCGGGAGTTGAGGGAGAAAGCGCCGAAACGCAAAGCCGCGTTGTAG
- a CDS encoding sigma-70 family RNA polymerase sigma factor: MHTEATPAQADVSELDLVKQCQAGDTEAFDQLVSRYRTRVFGMIYNMVHNEQDAWDLAQDSFLKAWKSIARFRGQSSFYTWMYRIVTNVTIDWLRKKQVKGSGTEFDDAVQLKEIDPASRTVPKADALPHKRMERQEIRARIDAAIEQLSPEHRAVILMKETEDMQYHEIAEALGCSIGTVMSRLFYARKKLQNLLRDLYENV, translated from the coding sequence ATGCATACGGAAGCGACTCCGGCTCAGGCCGATGTCTCGGAACTCGATCTGGTCAAACAGTGCCAGGCCGGGGACACCGAAGCATTCGACCAACTGGTAAGCCGTTACCGGACACGGGTTTTTGGCATGATTTACAACATGGTACATAACGAGCAGGACGCCTGGGACCTCGCCCAGGACAGCTTCCTGAAGGCGTGGAAATCGATCGCACGTTTCCGCGGCCAGTCCTCTTTTTATACCTGGATGTACCGGATCGTGACCAATGTGACGATCGATTGGCTGCGCAAAAAGCAGGTCAAAGGCAGTGGGACGGAGTTTGACGACGCGGTGCAGTTAAAGGAAATCGATCCGGCCTCGCGGACGGTGCCGAAGGCGGACGCGCTGCCGCATAAGCGGATGGAACGACAGGAGATCCGGGCGCGGATCGACGCTGCCATCGAGCAGCTTTCGCCCGAACATCGCGCGGTGATTTTGATGAAGGAAACCGAAGACATGCAATACCACGAAATTGCGGAAGCACTGGGCTGCTCGATTGGCACGGTGATGTCCCGGCTTTTCTACGCCAGAAAAAAACTGCAAAACCTCCTGAGGGACCTCTATGAAAACGTTTGA
- a CDS encoding M1 family metallopeptidase, protein MRNSLFALLLMTATTLTAEKPFDFASTPGKLPKNVVPEEYAIRIMPNMAKRAFTGSETIKLNAREAVKQIVLNSAEIKITKAAIDGKALPVSAIKLDDKEETLTLTAELTAGNHQLELEFTGIINQRGVGLYDAPYQEHGTGAKKVMLGTQFEATDARRMFPCWDEPSFRARFQLTAVVPENFVAVSNMPVEKETKVAGGKELRFGITPPMASYLNVFCAGELDAIQNKKGEVTHGVVATKGKAEMGRYALESSQQILDYFNDYFGIPYPLPKLDHIAVPGGFGGAMENWGGITYYESALLFDPERSSAHTRQAIYEVVAHETAHMWFGDLVTMAWWDNLWLNEGFASWMGTKVTAKFNPDWEVWLARNTPRDPLRRHGIGKEAAMEGDARSTTHPIQQPIKTEAEANSAFDDITYRKGMSFIRMLESFLGEDVFRDGIRRYMAAHKFSNTTTTDLWNALGEASGKPVAEIAAAWTEQPGLPVVKVARDAAGKITLTQERFTVHFEKAPPLEWKIPLTYAVPGEPPAPSVLMTSKQMELPGTSGDRAIKLNVEGAGNYRVQYDEASWTLLLADLPKLSVPDRVNLLTDAWAMVQANRAPLSLYLGLVEKLPTKTELAEREQIMLVFDFINRLLATDPNRAKFQKYARSILQPSFAEVGWEPKKGEPVKIALLRASLIKALGELDDKEIVAGCRERFEKYLADSKTLAPDLRPAVLAVVGRYADEATWKMLHELGLKTTSIEEKATYYNALSATIDPKLAARTLEISLGDELPTSRATYLVSRVARESEHPEVAWTFAKGHMKQLLAKTDALTANSYAPGLFTLFSDPARIAELERYAKSDLPASAARDVAKASDEVGFRADMKSRVTAEMSTWLTYTLEKK, encoded by the coding sequence ATGCGCAATTCCCTGTTCGCACTCTTGCTCATGACTGCCACTACCTTGACCGCCGAAAAACCTTTCGATTTCGCCAGCACGCCGGGAAAACTACCGAAAAATGTCGTGCCCGAAGAGTACGCCATCCGGATCATGCCGAACATGGCGAAGCGCGCCTTCACCGGATCGGAGACGATAAAGCTCAACGCTCGCGAAGCAGTGAAGCAAATCGTGCTCAATTCCGCCGAGATCAAGATCACCAAGGCCGCGATCGACGGAAAGGCGCTTCCCGTTTCCGCGATCAAACTGGATGACAAAGAAGAGACGCTTACCCTGACGGCGGAGCTGACCGCCGGGAACCACCAGCTCGAGCTGGAGTTCACCGGGATAATCAACCAGCGCGGCGTCGGCCTTTACGACGCGCCTTACCAGGAACACGGCACGGGCGCGAAGAAGGTCATGCTCGGGACACAGTTCGAAGCGACCGATGCCCGCCGCATGTTCCCCTGCTGGGACGAACCGAGCTTCCGGGCGCGATTCCAGTTAACCGCTGTCGTTCCCGAAAACTTCGTCGCGGTCTCGAACATGCCGGTGGAGAAAGAAACCAAGGTGGCCGGCGGAAAGGAATTGCGTTTCGGCATCACCCCGCCCATGGCGAGTTACCTCAACGTCTTTTGCGCGGGCGAGCTCGACGCCATCCAGAATAAGAAAGGGGAAGTCACTCACGGCGTTGTCGCCACGAAAGGAAAGGCGGAGATGGGCCGTTACGCGCTGGAGAGTTCGCAGCAAATCCTCGATTATTTCAACGATTACTTCGGCATTCCCTATCCATTGCCGAAGCTCGATCACATCGCCGTTCCCGGCGGGTTTGGCGGCGCCATGGAAAACTGGGGCGGCATCACCTATTACGAATCCGCTCTCCTGTTCGACCCCGAGCGTTCGTCGGCCCACACCCGGCAGGCGATCTACGAAGTGGTCGCGCACGAAACGGCCCACATGTGGTTCGGCGACCTCGTCACGATGGCGTGGTGGGACAATCTCTGGCTTAACGAAGGGTTCGCTTCCTGGATGGGGACGAAGGTCACAGCCAAGTTCAATCCGGATTGGGAAGTCTGGCTCGCCAGGAACACGCCGCGCGATCCACTGCGCCGGCATGGTATCGGCAAGGAAGCGGCCATGGAAGGCGACGCTCGCTCGACCACCCACCCGATTCAGCAGCCGATCAAAACCGAGGCGGAAGCGAACAGCGCATTCGACGACATCACTTACCGCAAAGGAATGTCGTTCATCCGGATGCTGGAGAGTTTTCTCGGGGAAGATGTTTTCCGGGACGGCATCCGGCGTTACATGGCCGCTCACAAGTTCTCAAACACAACCACGACTGATTTGTGGAACGCGCTCGGCGAAGCATCCGGCAAACCGGTGGCGGAAATTGCCGCCGCCTGGACGGAACAGCCCGGCCTCCCCGTGGTGAAAGTCGCGCGAGATGCGGCTGGCAAGATTACCCTGACCCAGGAGCGATTCACGGTGCACTTTGAGAAGGCGCCGCCCCTGGAATGGAAGATTCCCCTTACCTACGCGGTTCCCGGCGAACCTCCGGCGCCCAGCGTCCTCATGACCTCGAAGCAGATGGAGTTGCCGGGAACGTCCGGGGATCGCGCGATCAAGTTGAACGTCGAAGGAGCGGGTAACTACCGGGTCCAATACGATGAGGCGTCCTGGACGCTGCTCCTTGCGGACTTGCCGAAGCTCAGCGTGCCTGATCGGGTCAATCTGCTGACGGACGCCTGGGCGATGGTCCAGGCCAACCGGGCCCCGCTGTCGCTCTATCTCGGGCTCGTCGAAAAGCTCCCGACCAAAACGGAATTGGCCGAGCGCGAGCAGATCATGCTCGTGTTCGATTTCATCAATCGCCTGCTCGCCACCGACCCAAACCGGGCGAAGTTCCAGAAGTACGCCCGGTCAATTTTGCAGCCCAGTTTCGCTGAAGTGGGTTGGGAACCGAAGAAGGGCGAGCCGGTAAAAATCGCGTTGCTGAGGGCGAGCCTCATCAAGGCGCTCGGCGAACTCGACGACAAGGAGATCGTGGCCGGCTGCCGGGAACGTTTCGAAAAATATCTCGCCGACTCGAAAACGCTCGCGCCGGATCTGCGGCCGGCCGTATTGGCGGTGGTAGGGCGCTACGCCGATGAAGCGACCTGGAAAATGCTGCACGAGCTCGGACTGAAGACCACCAGCATCGAGGAGAAGGCTACCTACTACAATGCCCTCTCCGCGACGATCGACCCCAAGCTCGCCGCGCGGACCCTCGAAATCTCGCTCGGCGATGAATTGCCCACGAGTCGCGCGACTTACCTCGTCTCCCGAGTGGCCCGGGAAAGCGAACATCCCGAAGTCGCCTGGACTTTCGCGAAAGGGCACATGAAACAATTGCTGGCCAAGACCGACGCGCTCACCGCGAACAGTTATGCGCCGGGATTGTTCACGTTGTTTTCCGATCCGGCGCGGATCGCGGAATTGGAGCGCTACGCGAAATCCGATTTGCCGGCGAGCGCGGCGAGGGATGTCGCGAAGGCGAGCGACGAAGTGGGTTTCCGTGCGGACATGAAATCGCGGGTGACGGCCGAGATGTCGACCTGGCTGACCTACACGCTTGAAAAAAAGTAG